The Nycticebus coucang isolate mNycCou1 chromosome 5, mNycCou1.pri, whole genome shotgun sequence genome window below encodes:
- the CENPW gene encoding centromere protein W, whose product MALSNTVSQKKYIKRKAPRGFLRRVIKRHKPHLRLDKGGDLLVHLSCLLFVHRLAEESRTNACESKCGVINKEHVMAAAKIILKKSRG is encoded by the exons ATGGCGCTTTCGAATACGGTCTCCCAGAAGAAGTACATAAAGCGGAAGGCTCCCCGCGGCTTTCTAAGGCGGGTCATCAAGCGTCATAAACCTCATCTTCGTCTGGATAAAGGTGGCGACTTACTG gttcATCTGAGTTGTTTATTGTTTGTTCATCGATTAGCAGAAGAGTCCAGGACAAATGCTTGTGAGAGTAAGTGTGGAGTCATTAACAAGGAGCATGTAATGGCTGCAGCAAAG